A region of Streptomyces paludis DNA encodes the following proteins:
- a CDS encoding putative cobaltochelatase — protein sequence MSTPFPFTAVVGMADLRLALLLNAVSPAVGGVLVRGEKGTAKSTAVRALSALLPELAVVPGCRFSCDPAAPDPGCPDGPHEPGAGAARPARVVELPVGASEDRLVGALDIERALSEGVKAFEPGLLADAHRGVLYVDEVNLLHDHLIDVLLDAAAMGASYVEREGVSVRHAARFLLVGTMNPEEGELRPQLLDRFGLTVEVKASREPELRVEVVRRRIAYEDDPAGFAARWAGEESGLRERIAAARALLPEVRLGDTALLQIAATCAAFEVDGMRADIVMARTATALAAWAGRTDVLAEDVRQAALLALPHRRRRNPFDAPGIDEDKLDDTLEEFKGDGDGDGDDDPGPEGGPDGGGGGGIPPQQGPEGSDTPREPASGQDDTPASDAPAGPEPEAPSQPEPRPAGAGAGEQSAVRAAEPFRTKALSVPGLGDGAAGRRSRARTEHGRTTGSRRPRTALTSLHLTATVRAAAPHQRARGRSGPGLVVRKDDLRQATREGREGNLVLFVVDASGSMAARRRMSAVKGAVLSLLLDAYQRRDKVGLITFRGKDAEVALPPTSSVDAAAVRLESLPTGGRTPLAAGLLKAHDVLRVERLRDPARRALLVVVTDGRATGGRGAGGAAGGLDPVALAARAARLHAAEGTASVVVDCESGPVRLGLAGALATSLAGTAITLDELRADSIAGLVRDVQQQDRAGRRDRAGAQDQVRQGQAARRAA from the coding sequence ATGAGCACCCCTTTTCCGTTCACCGCCGTCGTGGGGATGGCCGATCTGCGCCTCGCCCTGCTGCTGAACGCGGTCAGCCCGGCGGTCGGCGGCGTTCTTGTCCGGGGTGAGAAGGGCACGGCGAAGTCCACGGCCGTACGGGCCCTCTCGGCGCTGCTGCCGGAGCTGGCGGTCGTGCCGGGCTGCCGGTTCAGCTGCGATCCGGCGGCGCCCGACCCGGGGTGCCCGGACGGGCCGCACGAGCCGGGCGCGGGCGCGGCGCGGCCGGCGCGGGTGGTCGAGCTGCCGGTGGGCGCCTCCGAGGACCGGCTGGTGGGCGCGCTGGACATCGAGCGGGCGCTGTCGGAGGGCGTGAAGGCGTTCGAGCCGGGGCTGCTCGCGGACGCGCACCGCGGGGTGCTCTACGTCGACGAGGTCAATCTTCTGCACGACCATCTGATCGATGTGCTGCTGGACGCCGCCGCGATGGGCGCCTCGTACGTGGAGCGCGAGGGCGTCTCCGTACGGCACGCGGCGCGCTTCCTGCTCGTCGGGACGATGAACCCCGAGGAGGGCGAGCTGCGTCCGCAGCTGCTGGACCGCTTCGGGCTGACCGTGGAGGTCAAGGCGTCGCGCGAGCCGGAGCTGCGGGTGGAGGTGGTCCGGCGGCGGATCGCGTACGAGGACGATCCGGCGGGCTTCGCCGCGCGCTGGGCCGGTGAGGAGAGCGGGCTGCGGGAGCGGATCGCCGCCGCGCGGGCGCTGCTGCCCGAGGTGCGGCTCGGGGACACGGCGCTGCTCCAGATCGCCGCGACCTGCGCCGCGTTCGAGGTGGACGGGATGCGCGCGGACATCGTGATGGCGCGGACGGCGACGGCGCTGGCCGCGTGGGCGGGGCGGACGGACGTGCTGGCCGAGGACGTACGGCAGGCGGCGCTGCTGGCGCTGCCGCACCGGCGGCGGCGCAATCCGTTCGACGCGCCGGGGATCGACGAGGACAAGCTCGACGACACGCTGGAGGAGTTCAAGGGCGACGGGGACGGCGACGGCGACGACGACCCCGGTCCGGAGGGTGGTCCGGACGGGGGCGGCGGGGGCGGGATTCCGCCGCAGCAGGGGCCCGAGGGCTCCGACACGCCGCGGGAGCCGGCGTCCGGGCAGGACGACACGCCGGCCTCTGACGCGCCGGCCGGCCCTGAGCCCGAGGCGCCGTCCCAGCCCGAGCCCCGGCCCGCCGGCGCGGGCGCCGGGGAGCAGTCCGCCGTACGGGCCGCCGAGCCGTTCCGCACCAAGGCGCTGAGCGTGCCCGGCCTGGGCGACGGTGCGGCCGGGCGCCGCTCCCGGGCCCGTACCGAACACGGCAGGACGACCGGATCCCGGCGGCCCAGGACCGCGCTGACCTCGCTGCATCTGACGGCGACCGTACGGGCGGCGGCGCCGCACCAGCGGGCGCGCGGGCGCAGCGGCCCGGGGCTGGTGGTGCGCAAGGACGATCTGCGGCAGGCGACACGGGAGGGGCGCGAGGGGAACCTGGTGCTCTTCGTGGTCGACGCGTCCGGGTCGATGGCGGCCAGGCGGCGGATGAGCGCGGTGAAGGGCGCGGTGCTCTCGCTGCTGCTCGACGCGTACCAGCGGCGGGACAAGGTCGGGCTGATCACGTTCCGGGGGAAGGACGCCGAGGTGGCGCTGCCGCCGACGTCGTCGGTGGACGCGGCGGCGGTACGGCTGGAGTCGCTGCCCACGGGCGGGCGCACACCGCTCGCGGCCGGGCTGCTCAAGGCGCATGACGTGCTGCGGGTGGAGCGGCTGCGGGACCCGGCGCGCCGGGCGCTGCTGGTGGTGGTGACGGACGGCCGGGCGACGGGCGGGCGTGGCGCGGGCGGTGCGGCCGGTGGTCTGGATCCGGTGGCGCTGGCGGCGCGCGCGGCGCGGCTGCACGCGGCGGAGGGGACGGCCTCGGTGGTCGTGGACTGCGAGTCGGGGCCGGTCCGGCTGGGGCTCGCGGGTGCGCTGGCCACCTCGCTGGCGGGTACCGCGATCACCCTGGACGAGCTGCGCGCGGACAGTATCGCGGGGCTGGTCAGGGACGTACAGCAGCAGGACCGGGCCGGCCGGCGGGACCGGGCCGGCGCACAGGACCAAGTCCGCCAAGGACAAGCAGCCAGGAGGGCCGCGTAA